From one Sulfurimonas sp. genomic stretch:
- a CDS encoding UDP-2,3-diacylglucosamine diphosphatase, with amino-acid sequence MSHEIKNGAFVVADAHYSHNRPQFLEFLKSIALKELNPSQLILMGDIFDALFGEIPYTHKKNQEAIKLLNEISLIVEVVYLEGNHDFNLKNIFPHVKIFPISSQPVACRFENKTVLLAHGDIESDLGYKIYSSLIRNPLVLSVLRVVDSLSGHSILKRLDLYLDKKDDCKEFMGLQKFMSDRLDEKYKCDYFVEGHFHQNKTVKLKNFRYFNLGAFACNQRYFIVKSTQDIEFLEEKIFSKGI; translated from the coding sequence ATGTCCCATGAGATAAAAAACGGTGCATTTGTCGTTGCAGATGCACACTACTCGCATAATCGTCCGCAATTTTTAGAGTTTTTAAAGAGTATTGCACTCAAAGAGTTAAATCCCTCACAGCTTATTTTGATGGGAGATATCTTTGATGCTCTCTTTGGAGAAATCCCTTACACCCACAAAAAAAATCAAGAGGCGATTAAACTTTTAAACGAGATATCCTTAATAGTAGAAGTTGTCTATTTAGAAGGAAATCACGATTTTAATTTAAAAAATATATTTCCGCATGTTAAGATTTTTCCTATCTCCTCTCAGCCCGTTGCATGCAGATTTGAAAATAAAACGGTTTTGCTTGCACATGGCGATATAGAGAGTGATTTGGGGTATAAAATTTATTCATCGTTGATTAGAAATCCTTTAGTTTTGTCTGTTTTAAGGGTTGTCGACTCTTTGAGCGGACACTCTATCTTAAAACGCTTGGATTTGTATTTGGATAAAAAAGATGACTGCAAAGAGTTTATGGGATTGCAAAAATTTATGTCAGATAGATTGGATGAAAAGTATAAGTGCGACTACTTTGTCGAAGGACATTTTCATCAAAATAAAACTGTAAAATTAAAAAATTTCAGATATTTTAATTTAGGTGCTTTTGCTTGCAATCAAAGATACTTTATTGTAAAATCGACACAAGATATAGAGTTTTTAGAAGAGAAAATTTTCTCAAAAGGGATTTAA
- a CDS encoding thiamine biosynthesis protein ThiF translates to MINGFDVNDELICEGIVGDGCGGGRLFFVEDETLYAHDPISKENITLAQEIKKAKKISKSKCIITIECEDEKIEFDLSQMKKK, encoded by the coding sequence ATGATTAATGGTTTTGATGTCAATGATGAGCTTATTTGCGAGGGGATAGTCGGTGACGGATGCGGAGGCGGAAGACTTTTTTTTGTAGAAGATGAAACACTATACGCCCACGACCCAATCTCAAAAGAAAATATCACACTTGCACAAGAGATAAAAAAAGCAAAAAAGATTAGCAAAAGCAAGTGTATAATAACCATAGAGTGCGAAGATGAGAAGATAGAGTTTGATTTGTCGCAGATGAAAAAAAAGTAG
- a CDS encoding heme-binding domain-containing protein, with product MHTIKHLTFKLFVVSMIFLLPVMLLAHENDNSDIVKKEMTVDKNLPLYEAINSSYLANIKPILEKKCFDCHSDSTKFPWYYKIPGFKQMIDYDIRKAKKHIDMSKDFPFISHNTPLKDLNSLREIIIENDMPPLRYIIAHWDARLTKSERETIIKWSEESISKLREIRYQ from the coding sequence ATGCATACTATAAAACATTTAACTTTTAAACTCTTTGTTGTCTCAATGATATTTTTGTTGCCTGTCATGTTGTTAGCACATGAAAACGATAATTCTGATATTGTAAAAAAAGAGATGACTGTTGATAAAAATCTGCCATTATATGAAGCAATCAACAGTTCTTATTTGGCAAATATAAAGCCTATTTTGGAAAAAAAATGTTTTGACTGTCATAGCGATTCGACCAAATTTCCTTGGTACTATAAAATACCGGGATTTAAACAGATGATTGATTATGATATCAGAAAAGCTAAAAAACATATAGATATGAGCAAAGATTTTCCTTTTATCTCTCATAACACTCCGCTAAAAGATTTAAACAGTTTAAGAGAGATTATTATCGAAAACGATATGCCTCCGCTTCGCTACATTATCGCACATTGGGATGCTAGGTTAACAAAAAGCGAAAGAGAAACCATCATTAAATGGAGCGAAGAGTCAATATCTAAGCTAAGAGAGATTCGTTATCAGTGA
- a CDS encoding ThiF family adenylyltransferase yields MKYERIKPFFGDNFSKLQNAKVLLLGVGGVGGHCLDCLSRSGVANITIVDYDTYDLSNQNRQMWSELHEGEIKVESLKKHYPHIKSINAKIDEQWVWDFNFDEYDLVLDAIDDIKAKLALAQKCHKKLISSLGSAKRLDPTKVQVGDIWKSYGDKFGSKIRYELKKRGFNKKYKVIFSAEEAKVKEKGSFIGVTATFGLVMCSEAVKKIVSK; encoded by the coding sequence GTGAAATACGAACGCATAAAACCTTTTTTTGGGGATAATTTTTCTAAACTTCAAAATGCAAAAGTTTTACTCTTAGGAGTCGGCGGAGTCGGCGGACACTGTCTTGATTGTCTAAGCAGAAGCGGTGTGGCAAATATAACAATCGTAGATTATGACACTTATGATCTTTCAAATCAAAACCGTCAGATGTGGTCGGAGTTGCACGAGGGTGAGATAAAAGTCGAATCACTCAAAAAACATTATCCGCATATAAAGAGCATAAACGCAAAGATAGACGAGCAGTGGGTTTGGGATTTTAATTTTGACGAGTATGATTTGGTTCTTGATGCGATTGACGACATCAAAGCAAAACTCGCTCTTGCTCAAAAATGTCATAAAAAACTGATCTCATCGCTGGGGAGTGCAAAACGGCTTGACCCTACAAAAGTCCAAGTCGGCGATATATGGAAAAGCTACGGCGATAAATTCGGCTCTAAAATCCGTTATGAGCTGAAAAAAAGAGGCTTCAATAAAAAATACAAAGTTATATTTAGCGCAGAAGAGGCAAAAGTAAAAGAGAAAGGGAGCTTTATCGGCGTTACGGCTACTTTCGGACTTGTTATGTGCAGCGAAGCCGTTAAAAAAATAGTTTCAAAATAA
- the greA gene encoding transcription elongation factor GreA has protein sequence MEKIEPMTLFGYNKLQAEVKYLREVRRPQIVKDIEEALGYGDLKENAEYHAAKENQKLIDIRLAELAELIGSSKIVDPSELEHSRVSFGSTVVMVDLATDEESTYTIVGGCESNPDMGLISFNSPLAKQLLGREEGDEIKVQLPNGTKEFEVIEIRYQEIVFECH, from the coding sequence ATGGAAAAAATCGAACCGATGACACTCTTTGGATATAACAAACTCCAAGCTGAAGTGAAGTATCTAAGAGAAGTTAGAAGACCGCAAATCGTAAAAGATATAGAAGAGGCATTGGGATACGGTGACTTAAAAGAGAATGCCGAGTATCATGCTGCAAAAGAGAACCAAAAACTCATAGATATAAGATTGGCTGAACTTGCCGAGCTTATCGGTTCTTCTAAAATCGTTGATCCAAGCGAACTTGAACACTCAAGAGTGAGCTTTGGTTCGACTGTTGTCATGGTAGATTTAGCTACGGATGAAGAGTCGACTTATACAATCGTCGGCGGATGCGAATCCAATCCGGATATGGGACTTATCTCGTTTAACTCTCCTTTGGCAAAACAGCTTCTAGGCAGAGAAGAGGGCGATGAGATAAAAGTACAGCTTCCAAACGGAACAAAAGAGTTTGAAGTAATTGAGATAAGATATCAGGAGATAGTATTTGAGTGCCATTAA
- the surE gene encoding 5'/3'-nucleotidase SurE yields MKNTNKYKILVTNDDGYEANGLLCLVKALKELDDVEVIVVAPANEKSACGHSLTLIRPLRFIGIEDNFFKLDDGTPSDCVYLALSTIFVDFKPDLLISGINRGSNMGEDITYSGTAAGAMEGVLHNIPSIAISQVMDFSDPQGDFSLAQETIKKLVLKIKNGSFPLPEREFLNVNIPPAIDTKENPKMLITYAGYRMYANDSHLHRNPRGEEYYWLGLHPLNFAARRGNEGISDYEAIADGNISITPIQLDMSAYKSMDRLKEWIE; encoded by the coding sequence ATGAAAAATACAAATAAATACAAAATTTTAGTAACAAATGATGACGGGTATGAGGCGAACGGTTTGCTCTGTTTGGTAAAAGCACTTAAAGAGTTGGATGATGTCGAGGTAATCGTCGTGGCTCCTGCAAACGAGAAATCGGCTTGCGGACACTCGCTTACTCTTATTAGACCGCTTCGCTTTATAGGGATTGAGGATAATTTTTTTAAGCTTGACGACGGAACGCCGAGCGACTGTGTATATCTTGCGCTTAGTACGATATTCGTAGATTTTAAACCCGACCTTTTAATCAGCGGAATAAACCGCGGTTCAAATATGGGCGAAGATATTACATACTCGGGAACTGCAGCAGGAGCGATGGAGGGAGTCTTGCATAATATTCCCTCAATTGCTATTTCACAAGTAATGGATTTTTCAGACCCGCAAGGTGATTTTTCGTTGGCGCAAGAGACGATTAAAAAGCTGGTTTTAAAGATAAAAAACGGCTCTTTTCCTCTTCCCGAGAGAGAATTTTTAAATGTGAACATTCCTCCGGCTATTGATACAAAAGAGAACCCAAAAATGCTTATAACTTATGCAGGATACAGAATGTATGCAAATGATTCGCATCTGCACAGAAATCCAAGAGGCGAGGAGTACTACTGGCTGGGACTTCATCCGCTAAATTTTGCGGCGCGCAGAGGCAATGAAGGCATCAGCGATTATGAAGCGATTGCAGATGGAAATATATCTATAACGCCTATACAGCTTGATATGAGCGCATATAAAAGTATGGATAGACTTAAAGAGTGGATAGAGTAG
- the argC gene encoding N-acetyl-gamma-glutamyl-phosphate reductase codes for MSAINVGVIGASGYTGLELVKILIKHPKFNLSYVANTDGNTTLDKLHPSLNKVCDLEVKKAEFDECAASCELVFLALPHQTAMAYVKPLIEKGLKVVDLSADYRLPQDIYEEFYCPHTDTKNLEHAVYGLPELFAKELKSAKLVANPGCFPTSAILGVLPFMSRRVKHTPIIVDSKTGVSGAGKKLSDVTHFVNVNDNLFAYNPLMHRHAPEIAHKLGVDFDEVHFVPHLCPLTRGMLSSVYIQVEGDFDAYAVLEEFYKDAKHVRVSKNPVDMKNVAGTNFCDIYVKRKGNLLFVSSAIDNLMRGASSAAVANANLMMGFDEDLGVPNIAYVP; via the coding sequence TTGAGTGCCATTAATGTAGGTGTTATAGGTGCAAGCGGATACACGGGGCTTGAGCTTGTAAAAATTCTTATAAAACATCCAAAATTTAATCTCTCTTATGTTGCAAACACGGACGGCAATACGACTCTTGACAAGCTTCATCCCTCTTTAAATAAAGTTTGTGATTTAGAGGTTAAAAAAGCAGAGTTTGATGAGTGCGCCGCTAGTTGTGAACTCGTTTTTTTAGCACTTCCGCATCAAACAGCTATGGCTTATGTCAAACCTCTTATCGAAAAAGGTTTGAAAGTCGTTGACCTCTCGGCTGACTATAGACTGCCTCAAGATATTTATGAGGAGTTTTACTGTCCTCATACGGATACGAAAAACTTAGAACATGCCGTTTACGGCTTGCCTGAACTATTTGCCAAAGAGTTAAAAAGCGCAAAACTTGTCGCAAATCCCGGATGTTTTCCGACTTCGGCTATTTTGGGAGTTTTGCCGTTTATGAGCAGAAGAGTAAAACATACCCCGATTATCGTTGACTCAAAAACGGGCGTGAGCGGAGCGGGTAAAAAACTAAGCGATGTAACGCATTTTGTCAATGTAAACGACAACCTTTTTGCCTACAATCCGCTTATGCACAGACATGCACCGGAGATTGCGCATAAACTGGGAGTTGATTTTGACGAGGTTCATTTTGTTCCGCATTTATGTCCTTTAACAAGAGGAATGTTAAGCTCTGTATATATACAAGTAGAGGGCGATTTTGATGCATATGCCGTGCTTGAAGAGTTTTACAAAGATGCAAAACATGTAAGAGTTAGCAAAAATCCCGTAGATATGAAAAATGTTGCAGGAACAAACTTTTGCGATATATATGTTAAGCGAAAAGGCAATCTTCTCTTTGTCTCAAGTGCGATAGACAATCTTATGAGAGGCGCATCATCCGCAGCGGTTGCCAATGCAAACTTGATGATGGGCTTTGATGAAGATTTAGGCGTGCCGAACATAGCTTATGTCCCATGA
- a CDS encoding PDDEXK nuclease domain-containing protein: MLSSKEKQPVINEAKEKTKDLQLTSKDIIKDPYVLEFLDLKQNNAFYESDLESALIEKIQEFLLELGRGFAFVARQKRIKTETSDFYIDLVFYNYISHDRRQQIILKSLKI, from the coding sequence TTGCTATCAAGCAAAGAGAAACAACCAGTCATAAATGAAGCTAAAGAAAAAACAAAAGATTTACAACTCACCTCAAAAGACATCATCAAAGACCCCTATGTTTTAGAATTTTTAGACCTCAAACAAAACAATGCTTTTTATGAAAGCGACTTAGAATCTGCACTCATCGAAAAGATACAAGAGTTTTTACTAGAACTTGGACGCGGTTTTGCATTTGTAGCCAGACAAAAAAGAATCAAAACAGAGACAAGCGACTTTTACATAGACTTGGTTTTTTACAACTACATATCTCACGACCGACGGCAACAAATTATCTTAAAGAGCTTGAAAATATAG